A single genomic interval of Helianthus annuus cultivar XRQ/B chromosome 6, HanXRQr2.0-SUNRISE, whole genome shotgun sequence harbors:
- the LOC110942547 gene encoding uncharacterized protein LOC110942547, whose product MSSTPAADIVEPSSEPERDLHRRLRERFRVVAKTIETDTADNDTFYEVRVDMADVEENRILNEIGKPSLDGLPASINAPTIDNYNFEIKAGTISMLQNVVQFYGKDHEDPSVHIAGFLEVCDTFRIRDASPDAIRLRLFPFSLRDGAKEWLLSLPAGSITTGNQLAEKFLQKYFPPEKIVRLRTKILNFRQDEDESLYEAWERFKELMRKVPHHGLPKWQQCQIFYHGLDSQGQMMVDTYSGGDIGTKNATEAFEILEKCAAKNRTQQPPWGKSSRQGVHHVDDYTAMTARMDALSLKFDRVMEMHSRGSSSGGAYQVGDFPTGEMSHEHVDFMGNQYRPQNNPYNNTYNPGWKNHPNFSWKPDASNQHPPGFAPRPTAPTHGAYGPPRPQQAPSSSDPSVHDMLSQILAGQNTQKAENEKRFREYDSRFTRHESELRSQKASMQTIENQVGQIAKMLSERQQGGLPSNTEPNPNATAKAITLRSGKTAQPIPPAVPAKPDDDDEVDEEIEAGSPGEVQQRRVPASTARPKEPVGEYVPPIPYPGRLKKQKMEEHYGKFLELFKKLHINLPFVEALAQMPKYAKFLKDILSNKKKLEELSQVTLNEECSAVLQNKLPKKMNDPGSFTIPCLIGSLSVSNALADLGASINLIAICGFC is encoded by the coding sequence ATGTCCTCAACCCCTGCTGCTGATATCGTTGAGCCTTCATCGGAGCCGGAGCGCGATCTTCACCGGAGACTGCGGGAGCGGTTTCGCGTGGTAGCCAAGACGATTGAGACAGACACAGCGGACAATGACACCTTTTACGAGGTTCGGGTAGACATGGCGGACGTGGAAGAGAATAGGATATTGAATGAAATTGGTAAACCGTCACTCGATGGTTTGCCTGCGAGCATTAATGCACCGACAATCGACAATTATAATTTCGAGATCAAGGCTGGCACCATATCGATGTTGCAGAATGTGGTGCAGTTTTATGGCAAGGATCACGAGGATCCTAGTGTTCACATCGCAGGGTTTCTAGAGGTTTGTGACACATTTAGGATTCGTGATGCATCACCGGATGCTATCCGCCTTCGGCTCTTTCCGTTTTCCTTACGGGATGGAGCCAAGGAGTGGCTTCTTTCACTTCCAGCTGGATCTATCACTACAGGGAATCAATTAGCTGAGAAGTTCCTTCAGAAATATTTCCCTCCAGAGAAAATTGTTCGGTTGAGAACCAAGATTCTGAACTTTCGTCAGGACGAGGACGAGTCCCTTTACGAGGCATGGGAGAGGTTTAAAGAGCTTATGAGAAAGGTCCCACATCACGGGTTACCCAAGTGGCAACAGTGTCAGATCTTTTACCATGGTTTGGACAGTCAGGGACAGATGATGGTTGATACATACTCGGGTGGTGATATCGGCACGAAAAATGCCACCGAGGCATTTGAGATTCTTGAAAAGTGTGCCGCGAAAAACCGGACACAACAGCCCCCGTGGGGAAAGAGTTCTCGACAGGGAGTTCATCATGTGGACGACTACACAGCCATGACAGCACGCATGGATGCCTTATCTTTGAAATTTGATCGAGTGATGGAAATGCACTCGAGAGGTTCCTCGAGTGGGGGAGCATATCAGGTAGGTGATTTTCCGACGGGAGAGATGTCACACGAGCATGTTGATTTCATGGGAAACCAATACCGTCCTCAAAATAATCCCTACAACAATACTTATAATCCAGGGTGGAAGAATCATCCAAACTTCAGTTGGAAGCCCGATGCTTCCAACCAGCATCCACCCGGATTTGCTCCACGTCCCACAGCTCCGACCCATGGAGCATATGGTCCACCTCGACCTCAGCAGGCACCTTCCTCTAGCGATCCTAGTGTGCATGATATGCTTAGTCAAATCTTAGCTGGTCAAAACACTCAAAAGGCTGAGAATGAGAAGCGCTTTAGGGAGTATGACAGCCGTTTCACGAGGCACGAGAGTGAGTTGAGAAGCCAAAAGGCTTCCATGCAGACCATTGAGAACCAAGTTGGCCAGATTGCCAAGATGTTGTCTGAGAGGCAACAGGGGGGCCTTCCGAGCAACACAGAGCCAAATCCAAATGCTACTGCAAAGGCCATCACGTTGAGAAGCGGCAAGACCGCTCAGCCCATCCCTCCGGCTGTTCCAGCAAAGccggatgatgatgatgaggttgATGAGGAGATTGAGGCTGGGTCTCCGGGTGAGGTGCAACAGAGGCGagtcccagcaagtaccgcacgacCCAAGGAGCCAGTGGGAGAGTATGTCCCTCCCATTCCATATCCGGGGAGGTTgaagaagcagaaaatggaagaACACTATGGTAAATTCCTCGAGCTTTTTAAGAAACTTCATATAAATTTACCATTTGTCGAGGCACTTGCTCAAATGCCTAAGTATGCCAAGTTTCTGAAAGATATCCTATCCAACAAAAAGAAACTTGAGGAGCTTTCGCAGGTGACCTTGAATGAAGAGTGTTCAGCGGTTCttcagaacaaactaccgaagaAGATGAATGATCCTGGGAGTTTCACTATCCCGTGTTTGATCGGTAGTTTGTCGGTCAGCAATGCATTGGCTGATCTTGGAGCTAGCATAAACCTCATTGCCATATGCGGTTTTTGCTAA